The following is a genomic window from Candidatus Vondammii sp. HM_W22.
ATCGGAGAGCCTACCTTTGGTAAGGGAACCGTGCAGACATTGGTGGATCTGGATCGGTTTGTCCGAAAAGGAGGCGATAAACTGGGTCGTCTTCGTCTCACGATGGCGCAGTTTTTTCGGGTCAAGGGCGGTAGTACCCAGTTCCGTGGGGTCGTGCCTGATATCCTCTATCCTTCGGTCGACAGCTCAAAAAAGCATGGAGAGAGGGGATTGGAGAATGCTTTGCCCTGGGCACAGATCAAACCGACGGCATTTGAGATACAAGGGCTGGGTTCGTTGCAGAAATATCGCGGTCAGCATCAGAAACGTATCGAAAACGATCCAGGCTTCCGCTATCTGAAAGATCAGGCCCTCCTGCTGAACGAGGTGCGTGAGCGTACTACGGTCTCTCTTGTGTCGAAAACACGCAAGACGGAGTGGAAAGTCCGTGAAGAGCGCCGAAAAGCTCAGAGAAACCGTTTCCTTGTCGCTATTGGCAAGAAACCTCTCTCTGATGAAGATGAGGATAAGCGATCGGATAGTGATCAGAAGGATGATCCGGTTGCAAAAATTGCGCTGAATGAGGCGGCTCGCATACTCTCTGACTATATTGGAGACAAGATCCGTTCAGCCATGGTGCAGCAGTAAATTAGGCTACCTGGCAGAGAGTGATGGTTGCTTTTCTCGCCTGCTGTAAATTCGTGCAAACTAAGACCTTTTTGAAACTGCACGGTATTTTTCGGTATGATAGAAAACCCTCTGTATTCAGTGGCTTCTATTATGCAATGACCACTGGCTCAATAGCTGAGCCTGATGGGTAATCAGGATTACTTTTCTCCAGGACAGTTACCGGGTTAGCAACCGCCGGACCCTCACCCTCACCCTCAGAGCCAATACCAGGCTGATCAATGTTCGCCATGGCCTCATCCAATTTTCCGCTTCCATGAATCTGGGCCGGCATCCCAGCCAGCATGCCGAGCACGTCATTCACGCTCATGTCGGTTTTTGTCGCCAGGCTAACCGCCGAGGCAGTGCGCCCCTTCGCTGCCTCGCTCGACATAATTGTTGCAAACCGCGTACGCTCCTCAGCACGGGCAGCCGCCACAGCCTGAGACAGATCCTCGGCGGTGATGGTGGGTTTAGAATCAGTTGCGGTAACCTCAGGGGTATCAATCGCCGCTTGCTGTTCAGTTTTTTCTACCGGTGTATCCGGCGTTTTTTCCTCGATCATGCCTTTGTCCTCAGATGTTGTAAAAATACGCGCCGAATTGGCGGTGGTTGAAAATTCTTTGTTCAATCGGGCTATCATGTGGTCCGGTGTCTCGGTGCGATCAGCCAGCCCTGCTGCTACTGCCTCCAGCCCCATGAATGACCGAGCCTCGGTATCGCGCACCTGCTCCTCTGAAATATTGCGGTATTGGGCTACCGATGTGACGAACATACCGTAAATAGTGTCGATTTCTTTCTGTAGATCCTCACGTACATCATCAGGCAGTGCAGCGTATGGATGGCCATCGATTTTGTGATCACCCGCGTAAATATGGGTAACCGAAAGACCGGCTTTTTCTAGCTTTTTAGACATATCCACATGGCGTAGGACAACGCCGATAGATCCCGCGTAACCCATGCGCGTGATCGATATACTGTTGGCAGCCGCACCCAACCACATAGCCGCCGAATGCATGTGGCATGAGGCGATTGCATGCACCGGTTTAATGTTGGTGGCTATCTCGCGAATTTGATCAGCCAGCTCTGGAACCGGCGATGCCTCACCGCCAGGACTGTCGAAATTCATCACAATACACTCAACCTGGCTGTCATTTTTTGCCCCGGTCAGCATCCGGGAAATCTCTTGATAACCCAGAACCCAGGAGGAGTCAGCAGCCATTCCACCCCGATGCGCCATTACCCCAAAAATGTCGAGCACACCAATTTTTCCAATGACGCGATACCCAGGATCTTTTCTCCCTCCCGTGTCAGTCGTGAACATTCCCGGCATAGGTTTACTGGTATGTACGCCTAGCCGATCCTGGAGCCCATAAACAATGGCATCCAGTTTGCCGGGGTGAACCAATAGCGGCGTATTGAAAATACGCGATGCGATGTGTGTCAGATTCATTTCTTTATCCAATAAAAAGGGCACCTGAGGTGCCCTGTTGGTTGGGTGATTTCTGCTGTTATTCCTGCAATGGTTGTTCCGGTGTCTGGTAGCCGCGTACGTCAGCGCGATTTAGTCCCAGCTCAGACATGCGTTTTTTCTCGCGGGAGATCTGTTCCAAATTCTCCTCCCAGTCCTTACCACGGGCAGCACAGGCATCCTCTAGCGTCAACGTCCCCATGTCCATTTCCAGATCATCTGATTTATTCTCTTTCAGCGGGTCGATCTGCCCTTTAGCTGGGCCGATCCAACGCGATCTGCAATAGGCTGCTTTTGCCTCATAAAAATCCGGGCCGCCGGGCGGGAGTGGCACGTCGCCCTTATCAATCGCCTCTTCGAGCCATAGTTCATAAATACTCGATGCAAATCGGCCACCGATCAATTGACGGCGACCATTAAAAAATTTCCACACCTCTTGCAGTCCTGCGCGAGCACCGCTGTAGTTTGTTTCGGAGTAATCCCGCGCGAGCTGCTCATACGTCAAATTCCACCCGGCAGCCTGATTCCTCAAAAAACTTTTTTCAAACTCCGCGAAATTTGGGCCTGGATGATTGACCGACGACATATTCAACCGCTCGCCGGGATACAGATGCGGCACCTTTACCCCGTCCATCTTGACCGTTTTGGCACTATGAAAATCACCCATGGCGTCAATAAGGCCATCGGCAACTTTAATTGCATCATCGTTGCCCATAACCTCAGCCGCCTGGGCATAATTGAATTCAGTCTCGATGGTTGCGGCGAACATTGAATTGACCGTGGCCGCCTCCATGCTGATATCCTGGAATTTCCCCAGCTTGAAACTGTTGGCGATAATTGTTGCCAGTCCTGTTTTGCCACGCGTCTGCCCAGCACGTTCCTGCTCAAAAATATGAATAACTTGCGTGCGCCCCCAGGGAGTTTCTCGTGGAACACGTTTCCAGGTCTGTGTCTCCGCACCGGCAAATCGACTGTCACTTTGCATCGCGGAACGTATGTGGTAGCCCCGGGCAGCGCCCATCCGATCCAGGTCTACACCGGCACGTAAACGGTTGCTGTCAAACCTGCCTACAGGATTGCTCAGTCGTGCAGGCTCAACCATCTGGATTGCGGTTGAATAACGATTTCCGCGACCAGGCAACCATTCGGCAGTACCCAGGATGTCTCCCGCCATTAAAAACTGGCGATATCCCAGTCCCAACATTGAGGCCATCGTTAATCGGCGTGCCGCATCAATGTAGCACCCCGGGTCTTCTGACCACAGCCGGAATTTCGGTTCAACATAGCGGCGGGACCACTCAGCAGCCCATTCGGCATCCTGACCGAGCGCACGATAATCAGGTTTTGCAGATAGCCGAAGACCTGCACCAATAATATTATCCAGATGGATCTGGATTCCACCAGAGGCCATCGGATAATTCCGCGCCAAATCATAGGAGCGGGCGACCAACGTTTTCATGTCCGGCAGCAGGTCTGCATCAGCAGAACGCAACTGTGGCGACCACGACATCATTTCACGTTCATGCCGGGCACCACGATGTGCATTCCCCATCACCATTGGACGGCCACTGGCATCCAGCAGCCGAACATCACCATTTTTGTTATCGGTCGTTACTGGAATTTCCATTGATTAGCCCCTAAACATAATCGCGCCGCGACGGCCAGAACCGGTGCTACTCTCATCACATTCAACACCCAACCTGCTGATATAGGCGCTCAGTTTGTCGATATCTGCCGGGGTGTAGGTAGTCAGTCTCCCGTTGTAACTCACATTGACTATGCTCTCGCCCATCTGCAGGTTATGCAGTGCTGTTTTTGCCTCAGCCAACCGTGTTGTACAATCCATCATAAATTACCCGTTCAATTTGTTGGCCAGTGCCCCACGATCACGTTTTTTGCGAGGCGCATTCTTTGGCGACTGGTGCCCTGTAAAAAGATCAGACTGCATTAAATCGTGTTCCAAATTATCCCATTTTTCAGGTGTCATTAGGTGAACGCGCAACGCCCTTGCTGCGTGTAAACCGTACACCTCACAGTCTAAAACCTCGTTGCGGCGGCCGCTCTTTTTCTGCCACACCCGACGGCCTCGGATACTCCGATGCGGCGCTTTCACCTCGGAGGTTATCTGCTTGAAATAATCATTTCTCACATCAGCAAAATAATGAAATCGTCCGCCGCCGGATGCCTCTAGATTCAGTTGGCCGGCCAGCCAGTCCTTGGCTTTATTTGTCCCGACCATATAAATTTTGACGCCGTGACGATCCGCTTTCGTTTGCCGATTAGGGTTTCGGTGGTCAATCGATTTCGCCCGAGGCGTACTGAATATCTCTGGATCCTGCTGCATGCTGGACCCCTTCACCGCCATGATTAATACACTACTGCGCCTTTTCTGCCGGGTCCGAACCCAATGATAAACAGCGTCATTCGTTTGCCCATCCGACGAGTCAATCGACACGGCCGAGACAAACATCTGTTGCCCGTTGCTATGCGGAATTACTGAAAAAATAACCTCATCCAGTGCGTTCCACACAGCATCGTTTTTATCGACCGCCGTGTTGTCAACCCTCAATTCGCGCCAGGTCAGCAGCCAACTCTCCTCCCCCCGACCCCACGCCCGAATAATCAGCGCCAGACGATCATGCTGAACATCTATACTGGCGGTGATCAGCAGACCGCCATCGGGAACAACCATCTCCGGATAGTTTTGTGCTGCATCGCGCAGAACCGATTCGTCGGCCTGCTCATCTTTATACTCATATGGCCGACCGAGTTTACTGTTCTGAAATACGATGCGGGCCGACTCATCACCATTTGCCGCATCATGCTCAGCCTCCAGATAATCACGCACCACATCAGCAAGCTGGGTGCCAGGCATGCAGACGTAGAGTTCATTCAGCTCTTTAAAACCCACCACATTGCCAGACGTTTCCACTGTTGGAACCCAACCACACCAGGGATCACCCGCTTCATCAGCGGCACGGCAGGTATTCAAAACATTCTGCTGGCGGTTCCAGTCATCCCACACCGATCCACAGTGCGGGCAGACATACACGGCTGAATCAGGATCAGCACGTCGGAAAACAGGATGATCTGCCCCGCCTTCTTTTTCCAACCATTTGACGTGTTCAAAATCCAGTACATGCACATCGCCACAGTCATGACAGGCAATCGGTAATACCCGTTGATCGGAGATGTTGATATTCTCCTCAATACGGGACAACCCTTTGACCGCCGGCGTTCCACCCAATATCATTTTGCTGCGCCGAAATCGTTTCAGCCGCTCTTTTGCCAACCGGATTGCATCGCCCTGATCCTTTACGTTGTCACTCGTATCGTCCGGCTCTTCAACAATCACCAGCGGGCACGGCGTAGATTTCACACTGCTGGCGGAGTTTGACCCAACCAATTTGAGAAAACCGCCTACAAATTTCTTATGCATGGCGCGATTTCCCGCTTTGCGGCTGGTGCTGACATCCATCACAGCCGAAATAGCGGGCGTCGCCTTCACCGATGGCGTCAGCTTCTCGTCCTCAAATTCCCGTCCGGCACCCTCTTTTGGGAACATCATCAGGATAGCTGACGGCATGCAGGTGATCCGTTTCCCGAGAAACGCAATCAGTCCGAACGTCCACCCAATCTGAGCCGCTTTTTGCAAAACCACCACACGAACTTCAGGATCATCCAGAGCATGGAAAACTCCCCAGAGATAGGGTACGTAGTCCGGGTTATAGCAACCTGGCAGGTCTGCTCCCTCCTCCGGTAATCTGAAATATTTTTTTGCCCACTGCCGGGTTGGAATGTCAGGCGGCGGTATCCATCTCTCCGTCACCCTCATCAGCACTCTGTGCAGCGAATGTTGGGTAAGCAGCAATAGATTCGAAGGCAGCGGATGTATGTTCATCGATTAATTCCGGGTCCACAGTAATACCGTGTTTAGTCTCTATCCCGGCAATGATCCTCTCCAGTGCATGCATAAATTCAGAACGGGCGGATATTGCCCAACTACTCAAGATGGGCTCGATCTCCTGAACCGGAATAAGGTTTTTCACATCCCGATGAAACTGCAATTCTTTATTATCCGCATCAATCTCAGCCAGCCGCGTCCTAGCCCTGGCAAGAGCTTCCTGTTCATTTCCTCCCCTACCGGAGGCCTCTTTTCGCAAATGCTCGATATAAGCCAGTAGACAGATAATGTATGAACCGTTTTTTGGAATCGTTCCCTTACCCTGATGCTGACTCACGGCCTGCTGGGTTATGCCAACCAGGCGACCGAATCCGGTCTGGGTAGCAGGCTTGTCGAGACAATCAAACATCAGTGATCACCAGTGAGAGAATAACAACAACCCCCCATAGAGCTGTTCATCTGCGCAAAACCTGCGCCGTTGTGACTCGTATATTCCGGCATCCCTGGGAAGGACCCATTTACTTTTTCTTTCCATACCGCCTTTCAAGCGCAGCCTCGAATAGGTTGATCGCTCTGGCCCCCATGTGCCCTGATATAGCAATCAACACAGCGGAGAACAGCGCATCAATATTTGATATCTCACACATCCAGAATGTGATTACGCCAGCGAACGAGGAGGTGACCAGTTCTCCACCGAGTTCCATAATCGAAAATCGTCTTGATCTCTCTTCTCTGGCCTTACTGATATAGTTCACCAGCCCTCCCCTCGCGTATTGCGTTGCCTGGGTACTGGAGCGATAGCGGCATCTACAATCTGTCCCTTGCGAGCACTGAAGCCTGCTGCATCAATCCGGATCAACAGTTCTGAAAAGAGTTTATCAACAAGGCCCCGTTCTCTCAGACGCTTACGATATACCCAAACCGTTTTAGCATCGGGTACCTTACCCTCCGGGCTCAGCCCAAGAAAACGACAAAAGCTATAGCGAGCCCGTATTTGGAACTCTGTTTGATCATCGTTCAGATTGAATAAATGCTGCAGAACCAACACTTTGAACATCAGTATCGCATCGTAAGGTGGACGCCACCTTTACTGGGATCACTATTTTTATAAACTGAGCCCAACAATACCCCAAAAGCCTTCTAGTCTACGGTCCTTTCCAGCTTTGGCAGCGAGTCTCTCAACGGCTCAAGGACGTCAAATCAATCTTGATGATCAAAAAACTCGGTTGCATGGTTTTTATCAACGGTTGGTTGAATTGGTTACTAACTTGATCGCTGATTTGGCAGGTTTTTTAGAGGCTCCCTAAACCCTAATAAACCTTTACATTGCGTAAATACTCAACAATGCCATGCAGGTATTTGCACACTTTGAGAGAACCTATTGTATTCTCAGTGCTCCCTACCCTCATTCACACCGTTTTTCATACAGACCTCAGTGGAAAAATAGAATGTTTTCGGACGATTATAATATTTGCGAAAAAAACCCTTTAACAATTCAAACCTTATGCTACCATCCATTTTAATTGCTCTCAAAAACAGAAAATAGGTCAATCGTCCGAAAATGAGCGCACCATTGGAATTATTACGTACCACATCTGCACTCTCTGGCGGCAATGCAGCCTTCATTGAAGGTCTCTATGAGCGTTTCTTACAAGACCCTAATAGCGTCGATGAAGCCTGGAGGGCACACTTTGAGAACATACTGAAAGATTCAGCAAACGAGGCTCCTGATATTGCTCACGGACCCATCAGATCCAACTTTGCCCGTCTGGCCAGAGAGAAGCACCCCACTACTCGGATCAGCGCTGAAAGGATGTCCCCCGGAGCAGCTGAAAAGCAGGCAGTGGTATTACGCTTGATCAATGCTTGGCGAGTACGCGGACACCAGAATGCGACCCTTGACCCTCTGCAACTAAGAGAACGCGAGCAGGTACCTGATCTCGATCCCGGATTCCACCGCCTGAGTGAAACGGACATGGATACGGTATTCAACACCGGCTCGCTCTATGCGCCAGATCGCATGCCCCTGAGAGAGATCATCAAACTCGTCAAGGAGGTTTATGGCGAAAATGTCGGTTCCGAGTATATGCATATTACGGACACCCGGCAGAAGCGCTGGATTCAAAAGCGTGTGGAAGGCTACAGAACCAAAGCCGACCTGAATAAAGACGAAAAACTCTGGCTTCTGACACTTCTGACGGCATCTGAAGGCCTAGATAAATACCTACATACCCGCTACGTCGGCCAGAAACGCTTCTCACTGGAAGGGGCTGAGTCACTGATCCCAATGCTGGATGAATTAATCCAGCGAGGCGGCGGCAGCGGGATCAGAGAAGTGGTCATCGGCATGGCACACCGCGGCCGCCTCAACGTCTTAACCAATATACTCGGCAAACCCCCGGCGGATCTGTTCGATGAGTTCGAAGGTAGAAAAACGCCGGAACACCATAAAAGCTCAGGTGATGTCAAATATCATCTTGGTTTTTCCACTGACATCGAAACGCCTGGCAACTTCACCCATGTAGTTCTGGGCTTCAACCCGTCCCACCTGGAGATCATCAGCCCGGTGGTTGAAGGCTCGGTACGAGCACGCCAACAGCGTCGCGGTGATCACACCGGCGATGAGGTTATACCAATTCTCATCCACGGCGATTCTGCGTTCGCCGGCCAAGGTGTCGTCATGGAGACACTTCAGATGTCCCAGGCACGGGGATACGCCACCGGCGGCAGTATACATATCGTCGTCAACAATCAGATCGGATTTACCACCAGTAATCCAATGGACACCCGTTCAAGCCTCTACTGCACCGATGTGGCAAAAATGGTTCAGGCCCCGATTTTTCATGTTAATGGTGATGACCCTGAGGCGGTTATCTTCGTCACTGATCTTGCCCTGGATTTCCGCCAAAGATTCCATAAGGATGTGGTTATCGACCTCGTCTGCTATCGCCGACACGGCCATAACGAGGCAGATGAACCGGCGATGACTCAACCCCAGATGTATCAGAAAATCCGCCGGATGCCCACCACCCGCAGCAACTATTCCGACCAATTGATTGTCGAGGGTGTCATCACACCTGAACAGAGTCGGGAAATGGTGGAGGATTACCGCTCCTCACTGGAACAGAATTCAGTGGTATCTCGCCCCACGCTAGCAGATCTCAGCTTTCCTTATCACGTAGATTGGGCACCTTATCAACACGTTGGGTGGGAAGAACCTGCTGAGACGGCTATCGATGAAGAGAAGCTCTGCCAATTGGCGAAGGGGCTGCTGAGGGTGCCCGAAGGATTCGAACTTCACGGCCGAGTTTCCAAAATCATGCAGGACCGCCACAAAATGGCCTGTGGCGACCAGATGGTAGATTGGGGGTTTGGAGAACTTTTGGCCTACGCGTCACTCGTTGACAATGGCTATCCGGTCCGCCTCTCGGGACAAG
Proteins encoded in this region:
- a CDS encoding phage portal protein — its product is MEIPVTTDNKNGDVRLLDASGRPMVMGNAHRGARHEREMMSWSPQLRSADADLLPDMKTLVARSYDLARNYPMASGGIQIHLDNIIGAGLRLSAKPDYRALGQDAEWAAEWSRRYVEPKFRLWSEDPGCYIDAARRLTMASMLGLGYRQFLMAGDILGTAEWLPGRGNRYSTAIQMVEPARLSNPVGRFDSNRLRAGVDLDRMGAARGYHIRSAMQSDSRFAGAETQTWKRVPRETPWGRTQVIHIFEQERAGQTRGKTGLATIIANSFKLGKFQDISMEAATVNSMFAATIETEFNYAQAAEVMGNDDAIKVADGLIDAMGDFHSAKTVKMDGVKVPHLYPGERLNMSSVNHPGPNFAEFEKSFLRNQAAGWNLTYEQLARDYSETNYSGARAGLQEVWKFFNGRRQLIGGRFASSIYELWLEEAIDKGDVPLPPGGPDFYEAKAAYCRSRWIGPAKGQIDPLKENKSDDLEMDMGTLTLEDACAARGKDWEENLEQISREKKRMSELGLNRADVRGYQTPEQPLQE
- a CDS encoding phage holin family protein: MNYISKAREERSRRFSIMELGGELVTSSFAGVITFWMCEISNIDALFSAVLIAISGHMGARAINLFEAALERRYGKKK
- a CDS encoding transposase, with product MFKVLVLQHLFNLNDDQTEFQIRARYSFCRFLGLSPEGKVPDAKTVWVYRKRLRERGLVDKLFSELLIRIDAAGFSARKGQIVDAAIAPVPRQRNTRGEGW
- the gpW gene encoding gpW family protein; its protein translation is MDCTTRLAEAKTALHNLQMGESIVNVSYNGRLTTYTPADIDKLSAYISRLGVECDESSTGSGRRGAIMFRG
- a CDS encoding phage terminase large subunit family protein, with the protein product MTERWIPPPDIPTRQWAKKYFRLPEEGADLPGCYNPDYVPYLWGVFHALDDPEVRVVVLQKAAQIGWTFGLIAFLGKRITCMPSAILMMFPKEGAGREFEDEKLTPSVKATPAISAVMDVSTSRKAGNRAMHKKFVGGFLKLVGSNSASSVKSTPCPLVIVEEPDDTSDNVKDQGDAIRLAKERLKRFRRSKMILGGTPAVKGLSRIEENINISDQRVLPIACHDCGDVHVLDFEHVKWLEKEGGADHPVFRRADPDSAVYVCPHCGSVWDDWNRQQNVLNTCRAADEAGDPWCGWVPTVETSGNVVGFKELNELYVCMPGTQLADVVRDYLEAEHDAANGDESARIVFQNSKLGRPYEYKDEQADESVLRDAAQNYPEMVVPDGGLLITASIDVQHDRLALIIRAWGRGEESWLLTWRELRVDNTAVDKNDAVWNALDEVIFSVIPHSNGQQMFVSAVSIDSSDGQTNDAVYHWVRTRQKRRSSVLIMAVKGSSMQQDPEIFSTPRAKSIDHRNPNRQTKADRHGVKIYMVGTNKAKDWLAGQLNLEASGGGRFHYFADVRNDYFKQITSEVKAPHRSIRGRRVWQKKSGRRNEVLDCEVYGLHAARALRVHLMTPEKWDNLEHDLMQSDLFTGHQSPKNAPRKKRDRGALANKLNG
- a CDS encoding 2-oxoglutarate dehydrogenase E1 component — translated: MSAPLELLRTTSALSGGNAAFIEGLYERFLQDPNSVDEAWRAHFENILKDSANEAPDIAHGPIRSNFARLAREKHPTTRISAERMSPGAAEKQAVVLRLINAWRVRGHQNATLDPLQLREREQVPDLDPGFHRLSETDMDTVFNTGSLYAPDRMPLREIIKLVKEVYGENVGSEYMHITDTRQKRWIQKRVEGYRTKADLNKDEKLWLLTLLTASEGLDKYLHTRYVGQKRFSLEGAESLIPMLDELIQRGGGSGIREVVIGMAHRGRLNVLTNILGKPPADLFDEFEGRKTPEHHKSSGDVKYHLGFSTDIETPGNFTHVVLGFNPSHLEIISPVVEGSVRARQQRRGDHTGDEVIPILIHGDSAFAGQGVVMETLQMSQARGYATGGSIHIVVNNQIGFTTSNPMDTRSSLYCTDVAKMVQAPIFHVNGDDPEAVIFVTDLALDFRQRFHKDVVIDLVCYRRHGHNEADEPAMTQPQMYQKIRRMPTTRSNYSDQLIVEGVITPEQSREMVEDYRSSLEQNSVVSRPTLADLSFPYHVDWAPYQHVGWEEPAETAIDEEKLCQLAKGLLRVPEGFELHGRVSKIMQDRHKMACGDQMVDWGFGELLAYASLVDNGYPVRLSGQDCARGTFSHRHSVLHNQIDGEIHIPLQHLSDTQANFVVIDSLLSEEAVLGFEYGYSSAEPTALTIWEAQFGDFANGAQVVIDQFISSGGSKWGLYCGLVLFLPHGYEGQGAEHSSARLERYLQLCAEHNMQVCIPTTPAQVFHMLRRQMVRPMRKPLIVMTPKSLLRHRLATSSLNEFTKGEFQPVIGEVDDLDPREVEHIVVCSGKLYYELLEARKTRGLSNVAIIRLEQIYPFPQDQFDKATENYTQANKLIWCQEEPQNQGAWDQIKHRLYNQLGEGKKTHYVGRPSAAAPAVGFYHIHAKQQEILIDEALSGLINQSMNPRMPT
- a CDS encoding S49 family peptidase translates to MNLTHIASRIFNTPLLVHPGKLDAIVYGLQDRLGVHTSKPMPGMFTTDTGGRKDPGYRVIGKIGVLDIFGVMAHRGGMAADSSWVLGYQEISRMLTGAKNDSQVECIVMNFDSPGGEASPVPELADQIREIATNIKPVHAIASCHMHSAAMWLGAAANSISITRMGYAGSIGVVLRHVDMSKKLEKAGLSVTHIYAGDHKIDGHPYAALPDDVREDLQKEIDTIYGMFVTSVAQYRNISEEQVRDTEARSFMGLEAVAAGLADRTETPDHMIARLNKEFSTTANSARIFTTSEDKGMIEEKTPDTPVEKTEQQAAIDTPEVTATDSKPTITAEDLSQAVAAARAEERTRFATIMSSEAAKGRTASAVSLATKTDMSVNDVLGMLAGMPAQIHGSGKLDEAMANIDQPGIGSEGEGEGPAVANPVTVLEKSNPDYPSGSAIEPVVIA